ACTTACGGCGGCGTTGATCTGTTTAGATGCAGCGTCGATGACCTGGGCGGCCACGTCGTCCAACGCCTCGCAGCTGATCTGGTCTGCGTCCAGCCCGATCATTCGAGCTAACCTTGCACGGGCGTGAGGTCGATCTCGAGGCTGCGAATCGGCTGTCGCCAAATCACCAGCTTCCTCTGCTTGCGTGCCCGTCCATATCCTGGCATCGTCAATGGTCGCGAATAACTCGTTCATCACCGGGACGGGCTGGCGATTGACGATCAGCTCAGAAACGAGTGCACAGACAGGGGTGCGTCGACAGCCAACATATACCAGTGATTGATCAGCGAGTCGCTCGAAATCAGTACGTGAGTCTGTAAGTACTTGTCCGTTGCAAATCGCGATCACATCGGTCGTCGTCGACCCAATGTCGATCAGGAGCGCATTTGTCGCAATTCGAGTGCCCACGCAACTTGCGAGGGCGTGCCAGTTCGAAGCAGCAACATACTCCCAGTTTACTCGAGCACTCAAATCGTCCCGAAAGCGTCCATCGGTTCCATAGAACTCAGCCGACTCGATCGTACTGGTTGGAAGACTCTGCATCACCTGATCGACGATGTAGTTCACACCCGCGTGACGACTTAAAAAGCAGTCGGCAAGCTCCCCCGTCATCGTAACGGCGAGGCGTCGCACCCCCTGGAAGTGCCTGATATCGGCGGAGAGTTGAGCGGCGAGCTCGTGGGACCTCTCCCACATTGCGAAAGTTCGATCTAAGCAGCGTCCGTCGGCGGTGGCGTACTTTAAGTTAGCGCCGCCAATGTCCACTCCGAGGATCCCGGCCACCGGCTCAAATGTCTCCGTCATCGTCGGATTAGTCCCGTTCGCGTCGAAAGACATATTCATTGCAACCCCAACCCGATCCAACTGTACGAAGGTTCTCCAGTACAAAGCCTCGTTTGCGAAGTGGTATGATTACGGCCTCGGGCGTAGCTACTTCGAAGGGGAGGCCACCGATCCAGTCAACCCAGTCATGCCAGACACTCATTCCACGATCAGCACGTTTTGCTCGCCAATCGGTAAACGGCAAGGGACTGCGCCCGCGTGACAGCCGTGCCAGTGCGAACTTGAATTCGTAGAGGCTTGCCACCCCTGCGACATAGACGCCGCGCGCGAGCACCGGCAGAGTGTGATAGCCACGTTTGATGGCGAGCCAACGACGACTGGCGCCTCCTTGATCGTTGTAGATTGCAATTGCCAAGCTGCCCTCAAACGCAACTCGCTCGGAAGCGGTTTCGATGGCAGCGTTCATGTCACCGGTGTGGTGCAAGACACCCCAGCTGTACACGACGTCAAAGGTCCCGAGAGCGGCGACGGCGTCACCGTCGAGCACCGAGAGCTGATGGACCCGCCATGCGGGGCGTTGCTCCGCAGCGCCGTCACGTTCGCTTTGCGAGTCAACGAACTGATCCTTCAGGCGGCGCGTGCAGTCGACGCAATCCTGATCAATGTCAAGGGACACCACCATCGCCGCTCCGAGTGACACGGCGGCGAGCGAGAACAGCCCGCTGCCTGAGCCGATATCGAGAAAGGACTTGCCGGCGAGCGGTTCACGATCATCAGGATCCAACTGCAGTAGCTGCCGCAGCGATTTGACAGCTTGATCAGCGCGAGCGGCATCGACCTGCTTAAGAAACGACGACCAATTTTTGCCAAAGGCAAACCGAGTCTCTTCCGGTGTCAAGCGAACCACTCGACGGCATTTCGGAACATCGCGAGACCGTCACCCTCGGCAGGTTGCGTCTTGCGACGCGTCCAAAATGGATGTTGGGTTGCGTCGATATGACGTTCGGGGTGCGGCATCAAACCGAAAACACGCCCCGACGCGTCGCAGACACCCGCCACGTTGGCGTCACCACCATTGGGATTACACGGGAACTGCAGCGTTTCGGATTGAATCTTGCCGGACTCGTCACAATAACGCAGCGGTAACCGACCGGTGCTGCGGAGTTCCTCGAGAGCGTCCGCGTCGCGGGCCACAAATTTGCCCTCGGCGTGGGCCATCGGCAGGTACATCTGTGTGATGTTCTTGAGAAAAACGCACGGTGTTTGGTCGACTGTCAAGTGTACCCAGCGGGCTTCGAACCGACCGTGATTATTCCATGTCAACGTCGCGGGCGGGACCTCGTGCTGGTAACTTGAGTCACCTTGCCAGTTGGTGTTGGAGTCAGTTTCACCTCCGCTGGCTACGGCAACGGCCTCGGGCGTGCTGACGCCCGAGGTCAATACCCCTAGACGCATTAACACTTGCATGCCGTTGCAAATACCAAGCACAAGGTTGTCGCCGCTGTCAACAAAATGATGAATCATGTCGTCGAGATGGTGACGCATCCGTGTCGCTAAGATCCGACCGGCGGCGATATCATCACCGTAGCTGAATCCGCCGGGAATGCACAGGATCTGATATCGCTTGTGCAACGCCGGGTTGTCCATTAACCGACCAACATGAATTCGCTCAGCAGTCGCACCTGCGACTTCGAAAGCATGAGCGGTTTCCACATCACAGTTGGTGCCGGGAGCACGTAATACGAGAACGCGTGGAGCAGACATTACCAGTGAGGGAGTGACGAGGAGGGAGCGGAAAAGTCGTGTGCGAAGGGCAGGAGGGGAACGAAGACCTGACTCTCTTGCCAGAAAACTTAGTCGTTTATTTGCGAGGGGGCAACGTGGTCGGAGGTCGGGCGGGTAATCAATTCGCCTCGTTGCGGGTAACCACCATCGACATCGATCTGTTGGGTTTGATGGCACCGCCAGTTTTCATTGTCAGCTTCCGGGAAATCACTGCGGAAATGGACGCCTCGCGACTCACAGCGGGACAACGCCGCTGCGGTCATCGCGGACGCGGTGAGCAGTAAATTCTGCAGTTCCCAGCCTTCCACGGAGTCGAATTGGTGGGGCATCACGTACGCGGAAAGAGAACGAATCTGTTCGTGTGCCTGGGCCAGCCCCTCCGCGTCCCGTTGGACACCGACTCGTCGACCCATCAGGCTTTTGAGCGATATCCGCACGTCAGCGATATCGAATGCTCGCGTTTGCTCGCGAGGCGTTTGCTGAATGCGGTAGGCCATCATTCGGTGAGGCCCCTCCGCCGCCGAACGACTGGCTGCCTCCCCCGCGTGAGCCCCGTAGACGAGGCCCTCGAGCAGACTGTTGCTGGCCAAACGATTGGCACCATGTAATCCTGAACTGGTCGCCTCCCCAGCCGCCCACAATCCAGGTAACGAGGTACGTCCCTGACTGTCCACACTGACGCCACCAATCATGTAGTGCGCCCCCGGGCGAACCGGGATGCGGTCGGTCGTAATGTCCAGGCCAAACTGCAAGCACGCTTCGGCGATACCGGGAAATCGACTGCGGACGTGGTGGGGATCGAGATGGGCAAGACTGAGATACACGCACGCTTGGGAAGTCTCTTTCATCTGGCTCACGATCGACTGACTGACGATGTCTCGAGGTGCTAACTCAGCGCGATCGTCGTATTTCGGCATGAACCGCTCACCGCTTTCATCGACCAGGTAGGCACCTTCACCACGGACCGCTTCGGTGATTAGCGAGCGTGACGAGCCCGCAATGTAAAGAACCGTGGGATGAAACTGGATAAATTCCATGTCACGAAGCTGCACGCCGGCCCGGTAAGCCAACGACGTACCATCACCGGTCGCAACGGCAGGATTGGTGGATTCCCGAAAGACCTGTCCGACGCCCCCCGTACATAAAATGGTTTCCTTTGCCCATACCATGGTGGGCTGCTCACCCGCGCGCACTATCACCGCCCCCCGACAGCGTCCCTCCAGAGTGAGAAGATCGACTGTAAATGCGTTTTCCCAAACATCGATATTGGGTGCCGAATGGGTATGCTCGATGACCGCTCGCATGATCTCGCGTCCCGTGGCATCACCCATGGCATGGACAATTCGCTCGTGCGAGTGCCCGCCTTCGCGACCCAATGCGAGTGCGCCGGCGTGCTTATCAAATTGCGTGCCCCAACGAATTAATTCTTCAATCCGCAGCGGGCCCTCACGAATGACCCTCTCGACGACATCGCGGTCGCATAGGTTCGCACCTGCAATCAGGGTGTCGCGGATGTGATCGTCGAAGCAATCTTCCGGGTCGAGCACGCCCGCAATGCCGCCCTGAGCGTAATTACTGTTCGATTCACGCAATTTGTCTTTCGTCACGACCAGCACCGATAGGTTCGGCTCGACCGCGTGGGCAGCACGCAACCCCGCCAGTCCACCACCGATGATCAGCACGTCAGTGAACCGGTGATTGGCTCGACGCGAATCAAAAGGAACGAGATAGCGAGGCGTGATCATGACGGGCGAAACACCGGCGACGGGGGCAAAAGTGAGAGGTACGTGTTCTCGACAAGCGTCCATTGTACCCGCTACTCTTGTTCTCCATGAGCACCCCCACCGAATCTGCCGTACCCGCCTTGTCGTCACGACCGCTGCGGCGTGACGCCGGCCAGAGATTCCAGGTATTCAAGGTACCACTTGCCCGACCGGACCGGGCCCGGACGTCCCACCTTCATCCCCAGGTGAGTCCCCTGCGACGGTTCTGCTGGGCGGAATATTCTGGTTTCGCAGATTACTGTGAGAATCGGCTGTCCGTTTGCCCGCCAGATAGGGATCGCAGCGGCTTTTTTACCTCCCGAGATGGATTAGATGATTAAACTGGGTTGCAACACGATATCGATCGCCACCAGTCACCCAACGTCCTCGACAGGCGGCGAGAGCATCCCCGATTGGACGATTGTTTCACCAAATTATCAGAATGACATACCAACTGAATTGGACACGCTCGGATCATGAGTGAACTCAAACCGCGGCACCCCGATTCGGATTGGACAGATCCTGATGATGACTCGGACTTGGAAGTCGATCAACTTGCCGATGAGATTGTCTCATCTGCCGATGTCGACGATGACGATCTCGCTCGACGTAAAATGGAGCGCAATCGTCGCCGGCGTAAACGGCACTCACGCAAACGCCGGCGTCTGACACTGGCCGTCCTACCCACCGTGCTTACGCTCGGCAATGGGGTTTGCGGATTGGCTGCGATCGCAATCGCAGTCAGCACCGATACCCTGGCGTGGGATTTGGAGACAAAACTCTATGCCGCTGGGCTACTCATCTTCGGGGGGATGCTGTTTGATGCCCTCGATGGGTCGGCGGCGCGGTTGACGGGGCAAGCAAGTCGGTTTGGTGCCGAACTCGACTCGCTCTGTGATGCCGTGACCTTTGGCGTGGCCCCTGCCGTGATCGTGTGGCGGATCAGTGATGCGTTACCGCAACGGTTGACCTGGGCGATTGGTGTGTTGTTTGCAATCTGTGTGCTCCTGCGACTAGCCCGATTTAACGTCGAGACACCAGAGGACGATGACCACGAGGGATTTGAAGGGTTGCCCAGTCCGGCGGCAGCGGGCACTCTGGCAGCCTTCGCGATCGCGATTCCCGATGTCAAATTCTATGCCACCTCAGACGAGTACCATGCATGGATTGGCAGTATGAGTGCTTGGACGCTGGAAGCGTCACACTTCTTCATACCGGTCCTGGCGGCGGTGCTGGCCTTTCTGATGGTTTCCCGGTTTCGCTACCCGCATGTGTTCGCGCAGTTGTTACGCGGACGTCGAACGCCCAATCAGATCGGTCAGGCATTATTCGCGGTCGTCGGCGTGGTATTGCTGCACTGGGTCGCCCTGCCCTTGATGTTGTGCTACTTCAGTTTCGGCTCGCCGCTGCGATCTCTGTTCGGTAAAGATCGCCGAGTGGGCACAACTCCGTCTACCGACAGCGGTGAACACCCTGCCGCCCACAGGTAACGGCACGGAGGAAAATCACTCCGCTCGCCCAGTGAGGTAGCGGCGGCTACCTCATAAAAATCGTCGCGTGCGAAGCGACCTCGCCTTACTCGGCTACTGAGGCGCTAACGATCGATTCTTGCTCGACGAGGAAACGTTCGGAATCCAGTGCCGCCATGCAGCCGGTACCGGCCGACGTGATGGCTTGTCGATAGTAGTCGTCCGCGACATCTCCGGCTGCGAATACGCCCGGCACGTTGGTATTGGTGCGAAACGGCCGCGCCCACTGGATGTAACCAGCAGAATTCATTTCGACGGCGCCATCGAGAAACGCGGTATTGGGTGTGTGACCAATTGCAACAAACATCCCGCCGACCTCGAGATCGCTAATGGAATCGTCAACCGTGCTCTTGATCTTAAGGCCGGTGACGATCTTTCCGTCGCCGATCACTTCATCGACAACGGTATTCCATTTCATCTCGATCTTCGGGTGGTTCAGGGCCCGCTCCTGCATCACTTTGCTCGCCCGCATCTCGTCGCGGCGGACGATCAAGTAGATCTTGTCCGCACCTTTCAGGTTGGCGAGGTAGGTAGCCTCCTCGACCGCCGAATCGCCGCCCCCGACAACCGCCAGCGGCTTACTACGGAAGATTGGCAGCGCACCGTCGCAAACGGCACAGGCACTAACACCTTTGTTTTTATATTCCTCTTCACTGGGCAGACCTAAATAGTTTGCGCGCGCGCCCGTTGCGATGATCACAGTGTGCGCCTGAACCGGTTCACCTGCAGCGGGATAGAGAGTATGAGGCGGACCCGAGAAGTCTACCCGTTCGATGTCGTCGCTGATCACGCGAGTGCCGAAATTAAGTGCCTGCTGCTTCATCAGCTCCATCAACTCGGTGCCCTGAACGGCGTAGTGAGGCTGGTCATCGCGTGTATGACCGGCCGGCACGGGTGGAAGATTGTAGTGCCGGTCTTTATTGACGGCCGACTCCACGAACGCACGGACGTTGCCCGCTGGGAAGCCTGCGTAGTTCTCGACCTCTGTCGTGTATGCCAGCTGCCCCAAGGGGATCATGTCCTGACGAAACGTCCCCTCGTACAGCACCGGATCCAGGTTGGCACGGGCGGCGTAAATTGCCGCTGACCAGCCTGCGGGTCCGCTACCGATGATGATCGTTTTCTCGGGACCGTCGCTGCCAACGGGTCGGGGAGTGTCAGGGGTCGAAGACATGTCGATTCTCAATAAAAGTGGTTCAGACAATAGCTCAGCGCTGTCACACATGTCCCCCGTACTCGCGGGTGAGTGCGAAGGCGCTGGCAGTATACGCAAATAATCAGCTTCATTACAGGCTGGAGGCTGCCTGATACCGGGGCTGCTCTACCAGCGTCCAGTCCACTGGTCGGCGTGGACAATCCGCCGCGCCTCCTCGCTAATTCCATATCGCAAATTGGGTTGATTCAACTCCAGAAACACGGTGTACTTCTGGTGAACGGCGTCACTGAAGACCACCGGAGCATGCGAAATTCTTAACAGGTGTACGGGGATACCATTCCAACGCCGCGTATAGACGCCCGCATCGAGAGACTGTTCGGCGTGCAATCCATAGTGGTTCGTCAACGTGGCAACAATCCGCTGAGAGTCGCCGGTAAACCCGTGCAGATTAATACGCTGAATCGCTCCGGAATGATCAAAGTAGTAGGTGAGCGTGCCAGCTAAATCATCCGCGCGGATGCCGGTGACCACCGGGACTCGCAGCCCTTCGAGCTGCAGATCGGCGAGGACTGTTGATACCCGCGAAAAGCGATCGAGAATCATCGGAGGAGTCAAGTCGAAACGGAGTGCCTCGCGAATGTCCGCGACGTTATTTCCCACCAAACTCGGGGCTGCATTCTCATCCGCAGGAACGGCACCCAGCTTTCTCGCGAGGTCGTCTTCGTAGCGATACTTCTCCGACGAGATCGGTCGCAACGTTTCCACCTGATAGAGTGAGTGCGCGGGATAGTCGCTTGAGGTGACTGCCGGTGCCGACCCACCCTCACTCGATGTTACACCCAAAACCTGTTTCTGGACGGTGCTGACGGTTTCACGTCCCCACTGCGTTTGATTGGCAACGTACGGAGTGCCAACAGCGACCGCGAGTACCGTAGCTTGTCCGAATTTCCCGCCGATCATCCGTGCCTCTCCGGCCTACACATGCGATAACCTTGCCGCAGCGGACCCGCTGCCCACCGTCCCACTTTGGAATTCATCGTCGCCAGAGACACGCTGCCAACGCAAAAATTTCCCGCACCGCGACAGAGCCTACGATCGGGTTAATC
This genomic window from Allorhodopirellula heiligendammensis contains:
- a CDS encoding hydantoinase/oxoprolinase family protein translates to MTETFEPVAGILGVDIGGANLKYATADGRCLDRTFAMWERSHELAAQLSADIRHFQGVRRLAVTMTGELADCFLSRHAGVNYIVDQVMQSLPTSTIESAEFYGTDGRFRDDLSARVNWEYVAASNWHALASCVGTRIATNALLIDIGSTTTDVIAICNGQVLTDSRTDFERLADQSLVYVGCRRTPVCALVSELIVNRQPVPVMNELFATIDDARIWTGTQAEEAGDLATADSQPRDRPHARARLARMIGLDADQISCEALDDVAAQVIDAASKQINAAVSRWARRLRDETGQPPVFILSGHGQDLLLAPEGIRVIDLRRELPAGVSRSAPAWAVAVLHRGKYPAS
- the nadB gene encoding L-aspartate oxidase, which codes for MITPRYLVPFDSRRANHRFTDVLIIGGGLAGLRAAHAVEPNLSVLVVTKDKLRESNSNYAQGGIAGVLDPEDCFDDHIRDTLIAGANLCDRDVVERVIREGPLRIEELIRWGTQFDKHAGALALGREGGHSHERIVHAMGDATGREIMRAVIEHTHSAPNIDVWENAFTVDLLTLEGRCRGAVIVRAGEQPTMVWAKETILCTGGVGQVFRESTNPAVATGDGTSLAYRAGVQLRDMEFIQFHPTVLYIAGSSRSLITEAVRGEGAYLVDESGERFMPKYDDRAELAPRDIVSQSIVSQMKETSQACVYLSLAHLDPHHVRSRFPGIAEACLQFGLDITTDRIPVRPGAHYMIGGVSVDSQGRTSLPGLWAAGEATSSGLHGANRLASNSLLEGLVYGAHAGEAASRSAAEGPHRMMAYRIQQTPREQTRAFDIADVRISLKSLMGRRVGVQRDAEGLAQAHEQIRSLSAYVMPHQFDSVEGWELQNLLLTASAMTAAALSRCESRGVHFRSDFPEADNENWRCHQTQQIDVDGGYPQRGELITRPTSDHVAPSQIND
- a CDS encoding thioredoxin-disulfide reductase, translating into MSSTPDTPRPVGSDGPEKTIIIGSGPAGWSAAIYAARANLDPVLYEGTFRQDMIPLGQLAYTTEVENYAGFPAGNVRAFVESAVNKDRHYNLPPVPAGHTRDDQPHYAVQGTELMELMKQQALNFGTRVISDDIERVDFSGPPHTLYPAAGEPVQAHTVIIATGARANYLGLPSEEEYKNKGVSACAVCDGALPIFRSKPLAVVGGGDSAVEEATYLANLKGADKIYLIVRRDEMRASKVMQERALNHPKIEMKWNTVVDEVIGDGKIVTGLKIKSTVDDSISDLEVGGMFVAIGHTPNTAFLDGAVEMNSAGYIQWARPFRTNTNVPGVFAAGDVADDYYRQAITSAGTGCMAALDSERFLVEQESIVSASVAE
- the purQ gene encoding phosphoribosylformylglycinamidine synthase I, translating into MSAPRVLVLRAPGTNCDVETAHAFEVAGATAERIHVGRLMDNPALHKRYQILCIPGGFSYGDDIAAGRILATRMRHHLDDMIHHFVDSGDNLVLGICNGMQVLMRLGVLTSGVSTPEAVAVASGGETDSNTNWQGDSSYQHEVPPATLTWNNHGRFEARWVHLTVDQTPCVFLKNITQMYLPMAHAEGKFVARDADALEELRSTGRLPLRYCDESGKIQSETLQFPCNPNGGDANVAGVCDASGRVFGLMPHPERHIDATQHPFWTRRKTQPAEGDGLAMFRNAVEWFA
- a CDS encoding DUF6690 family protein, whose amino-acid sequence is MIGGKFGQATVLAVAVGTPYVANQTQWGRETVSTVQKQVLGVTSSEGGSAPAVTSSDYPAHSLYQVETLRPISSEKYRYEDDLARKLGAVPADENAAPSLVGNNVADIREALRFDLTPPMILDRFSRVSTVLADLQLEGLRVPVVTGIRADDLAGTLTYYFDHSGAIQRINLHGFTGDSQRIVATLTNHYGLHAEQSLDAGVYTRRWNGIPVHLLRISHAPVVFSDAVHQKYTVFLELNQPNLRYGISEEARRIVHADQWTGRW
- a CDS encoding class I SAM-dependent methyltransferase, which gives rise to MTPEETRFAFGKNWSSFLKQVDAARADQAVKSLRQLLQLDPDDREPLAGKSFLDIGSGSGLFSLAAVSLGAAMVVSLDIDQDCVDCTRRLKDQFVDSQSERDGAAEQRPAWRVHQLSVLDGDAVAALGTFDVVYSWGVLHHTGDMNAAIETASERVAFEGSLAIAIYNDQGGASRRWLAIKRGYHTLPVLARGVYVAGVASLYEFKFALARLSRGRSPLPFTDWRAKRADRGMSVWHDWVDWIGGLPFEVATPEAVIIPLRKRGFVLENLRTVGSGWGCNEYVFRRERD
- the pssA gene encoding CDP-diacylglycerol--serine O-phosphatidyltransferase, which codes for MSELKPRHPDSDWTDPDDDSDLEVDQLADEIVSSADVDDDDLARRKMERNRRRRKRHSRKRRRLTLAVLPTVLTLGNGVCGLAAIAIAVSTDTLAWDLETKLYAAGLLIFGGMLFDALDGSAARLTGQASRFGAELDSLCDAVTFGVAPAVIVWRISDALPQRLTWAIGVLFAICVLLRLARFNVETPEDDDHEGFEGLPSPAAAGTLAAFAIAIPDVKFYATSDEYHAWIGSMSAWTLEASHFFIPVLAAVLAFLMVSRFRYPHVFAQLLRGRRTPNQIGQALFAVVGVVLLHWVALPLMLCYFSFGSPLRSLFGKDRRVGTTPSTDSGEHPAAHR